The DNA segment TGCTGGTGCTGGGCATGGGCAACGACGGCCACACCGCTTCGCTGTTTCCCGACGCGCCGCAGCTTTCAGACGGCCTCTCGCCCGATTATCCGCAGCCGCTGCTGCACGTTTCCCCGCCTGCCGCGCCGCACGAGCGCATTTCCCTGACGCTGGCTGCCGCCGCCCGCGTGCCGCACGTTTATCTCGCCGTTGGCGGAGAAGAAAAACGCCGCATACTCGAACAAGCCCTTGCCGCACCCGCGCAATACCCCGTCGGAAGGATGATTGCGGCGGCACAAAGGGCGGCGGTATATTGCAGCCGCACAGCCTAGGCAGATACGCCTTGCCGAACGGCTGCCCGCCGCCCGTTTTCAGACGGCCTCTTTACACAGGCCGTCTGAAAACATGAAAACAAAACAATACGAATAAAGGAGACAACCGTGTTAAACCGCATCAGCGAATCGCTGGACCAACTGTCCGCCGCCGAACGCAAAGTAGGCGAGTGCGCCCTTGCCGACCCCAAATGGTTTGTCCACGCCGCCGTGGCCGACATAGCCGCCCGCTCCTCCGTCAGCCAGCCCACCGTTATCCGCTTCTGCCGCAGCATGGGCTGCAAAGGGCTGCCCGAATTCAAGCTCGACCTTTCCGCCGATGTCAGCCGCGCCGGTATGCCCTTCGTCCACGAGCAGCTCAACGAAAGCGACGACATGGCCGCCGTGATGGAAAAAGTGCTCGGCAACACCGCCGCCGCCATCCTCGGCGCACGCCGCTTTCTCGACGAGGCCGCCCTCGAAAAAGCCGTGTCCCTGCTCTGCGGCGCGCGCCGTATCGAGTTTTACGGCATGGGCAACTCCGGCATCGTCGCCCAAGACGCGCAGCACAAATTCTTTCGCTTCGGCATTTCCACCGTCGCCTACTCCGACCTCCACATCCAACTGATGGCCGCCGCCGTATTGAGTCCGCAGGATGCCATCGTCGTCATTTCCAAATCCGGCACACCCTCCGGCCTGCTCGAAGTGGCGGCGGCGGCCAAAGAAAACGGCGCGGCGGTAGTCGCCGTTACCCGCGCCGGCTCCCCGCTGGCGGAGCTTGCCGACTGCGTGCTCAACGTATTCACCCAGGAAGACAGCGAACGCTACACCCCCATGATCTCCCGCCTGCTGCAACTGACCGTTATCGACATCCTCGCCATCGGCCTCGCCCTGCGCCTGGGCGAAACCGCCAGCCTGCAACTGGCCAAAGGCAAACAAACCCTCCGCACCCGCCTGCCCGCCGCCGGCCATTGAGCCGCCGCAGCATCAGGAAAAAAGATGGCTTACAGCGAAACACTGGCGCAGGAAGTCCGCAAATTGCTGGCACAGAAGCTGCCGCCGGAAGTTTTAGCCGCCGAGCTTGAAGAAAAGAAAATGTTTGGCGGACTGGCGTTCATGATTCGCGGAAAAATGGCGGTCTGTATCGGCGACGAAGCCGGAGCGGAAGTGATGGTCGTCATCGGACAGGATTTGCAGCAGCAGGCCATGCCGAGGACCGGCGCGAAAACCACAGTCATGCGCGGCAGACCCTATCGGGGCTATATCGATTTGGATCACGAAGGACAGAAAGAATTGTCTTACTGGCTGGATTTGGCCTTGGAATATAACCGGACACAGGCCGGCAAGCATTAAAGCCCGCCATCGGATACGGCGGCAGGCGCATTCACACCCGTCAAAGGAACACCCATGAAAACACTCGCCGTACTCACCGGAGCGGGCATCAGCGCGGAAAGCGGCCTGCAAACCTTCCGCGACGGCGACGGCCTGTGGGAGGGATACCGCATCGAAGACGTATGCACGCCCGAGGCTTTCGAGCGCAACCCGCAGGCCGTTATCGCCTTTTACAACGCCCGCCGCCGCGCCGCCGCTGCCGCCCTGCCCAATGCCGCCCACAAGGCACTGGCGGATTTGGAACGGCATTACCGCGTGGACATCATCACACAAAACGTCGACGACCTGCACGAACGCGCCGGCAGCAGCAGCGTGCTGCACCTGCACGGCGAGCTGGGCAAGCTGCGCAGCACGGCGGACGACACCGACATCATCCCCTGGCAGGGCGACCAAACCGCTGCCGACTGCGACCGCTACGGCAACCGCCTGCGCCCGCACATCGTCTGGTTCGGCGAAGACGTGCCGCTGATGGATGAGGCGGTGCGGCTGGTGTCCGCCGCCGACATCGTGATGGTAGTGGGCACCTCCTTGCAGGTTTATCCCGCCGCCTCGCTGCTGCACTATGCCCGCGCCGATGCGCCGCTGTATCTGGTCGATCCCAAACCCAATATCACCACCGCGCGTGTCGAAGTGCTGGCAAAAAAAGCCGCCGAAGGCGTGCCGCAGCTCGCGGCGGATCTGGCCGTCGCGGCACGGCGCGGCTGACTGCGCCGCAGCACAAACAAGAGAGGCCGTCTGAAAACCGGAAACAGGTTTTCAGACGGCCTCTTTTCCGTTTGCCCCGCCGAATCCGTGCAGGGTGTGCCGCCAGAAGGCAATGCGCGCGTTCCGCAGACATATTGTTACCCTTGTGGTGCTTGGCGGCGGATGTCCGGTAGGGTGTGTCGCGCAGCGATGCACGCGTTCCATCCAAAGTGAAAAAACGGTCTGCAAGTTGCAAACGGTATTTCGGACACGCCGCGTACGTGTTTTCAGACGGCCTCTCCCCTGTTTTCCAACCGCTGCAAGCGCGTGCGTCGTCTTGGGACGACACACCCTGCATAACGGCGGAGGCCGTCTGAAAAAGCGCGATGTTGCATTTTCAGACGGCCTCTGTGTTTGCGGCGAAACAAGTCAAAAGCATCCGTTCGGCCGTCTGCATAACAGGCAGGGTGTGTCGTCCCAAGACGACGCACGCGCCGCCGCCGCGCAAAAGCTGTTTGAACATTTGTGCAAACGGTGTTTCGGATGCGCCGAATCTGTTTTTCAGACGGCCTGGTTTGTCCGTTGTTTAATCCGCTGCGTAAATAGCCGTAACCGTGCGTCGCCGTGCGACACACCCTACATAACGGCAGAGGCCGTCTGAAAACCGCAAAACGGGTTTTCAGACGGCCTCGGAGCGTTTTGCCTTACAGCCTTACTTCCACATACGCGCTTTCGTGGAGCTGTTGCAGAAGCTGGGCGGAGGCGGCTTCGGCTTTCTGGCGCATGATGTACTGGCGCAGGGCGTTGCGTTGCCGTTCTTCGGGCGTGCCGGCTTCGCGGGTGTCGGTAAGCTGGATCAGGTGCCAGCCGAACTGGGATTTGACGGGGCGGCTGATTTGGCCTTTTTTCAGTTTTTTCACCGCTTCTTCAAATTCGGGCACCATCACGCCTTCGCCGAACCAGCCCAAGTCGCCGCCTTGTGCCGCGCTGGTGTCCTGCGAATATTGTTTGGCCAGGTCGCCGAAGTCGCGTCCGGCTTTGGCCTGGTTTTGGATTTTGCGGATGACGGCTTCGGCTGCGGTGGCGGCATTGTCTTTTTCGGCTTTGATGAGGATGTGGCGGGCGCGGTATTGGCGTACGGGTTCGCCTGCGGGCAGGGCGATGCCCTGCTGTTTGGCGCGGGCGAGGGCGGCATCGATTTCTTCGTCGCTGACGCGGGCTTGTTGGAGGACGGCCTGCTGGCGGACTTTTTCGGCGATGATGCCTTCGGCGGTGTCTTTGCGCAGGGCGGCGCGGCTGATGCCGTTTTTGGCGGACTGGGCGTAGAGGTTTTCGACGGTGGTGTGCCTTTGTGCGGCGGCTTGGGCGAGGGCTTCGTCGGTTTCGGCTTCGGTGGCGGTGATGCCGCGCCGTTTGCCGGCCTGGACGACGAGGGCGCGGTTGACGAGCTGGGAGAGGACGTGGCTGCGCAGTTCGTTTTCAGACGGCCTTTGCGCGGCGGGCAGGCTTTGTCTGGCGGCTGCGGCCGCGCTGTCGAGCTGGCGCATGGTGATGACTGCGTCTCCGGCAACGGCGGCAATGCCGTCTACGGGGCGGATGTCGGCGGCAAAGGCCGTCTGAAAGGCGGCGGCGGTAAGGGCGGCCGCGAGGGTCAGGGTGTGTTTTTTCATTTTACTACCTCGTTGGTTTTGATGTAGCCGGGGATGGCGGGGCGCAGGGTTTCGTCGGCTTTGTTGCCGATGTTGCTCAGGCTTTTGAGTTGCAGGGTGAAGAAGAAGGCGTTTTTGTAGTCGGGCTTGTCGCGTTCGGTGTTCCAGCCGGTTACGTAGCGTTGGGCGGCCGCGCTGACGCTCCAGCAGCCGCAGGCGTTTTTGTATTCGAGTCCGGCGAGGATGTCGAGGGGGCGGCCGATGTCGAGGGCGTGGTTGTAGCGGGCGAGGCCGTAGAGGTTGGGGGTTATCGGCCATTGCGCGCCGAAGTCGATCTGGTTGATTTTGTCGCGCAGGTAGAGGCCGTTGTCTTGCAGGTAGATGGCTTTGTCGCGGCCGTAGCGGTAGCGCAGGCTGAGGGCTTTGCCGTCTTCGGGGCGGTAGCGGATGCCGGCGGCGATGTTTTCGAAGCGGGAGCGGTTTTCGTTGAAATGGACGGTGGTGTAGGCGTTGATGCTGCGGCTGACTTCTCCGTCGGCAAAGGCAATCCAGTCGGAACGGGTACGTTTGCCGGTTTTGACGCTGCCGTCGGGCAGGACGTTGTCGTCTTTGAAGTAAAACTTCTGGCCTATGCCGGCACGCAGGCGTTCGGCTCCGTTTTCGCGGTCGAGATAGCGGGTTTGCAGGGCGGCGGTAAGGCTGTTGGCGGAGTTGATGCGGTCTTGTCCGGAATAGAGGTTTTCGCGGAAGAGCTGTCCGTAGCTGAAGCTGTTTTCGGAGGTGTCGAAGCTGGGCAGGTCGTTTTGCGATTTGGTGGGGATGTAGTTGTAGAAGAGGCGCGGCTCTAAGGTTTGGATGCGGCTGCGGCCGAAGAGGCTGGTTTCGCGTTCGAAGGTCATGCCTGTGTCGATGTTGGCAATGGGCAGGCTGCGGCTTGCGGTGCGTCCGGGGCGGCCGGCAAAGCTGTCGAGGATGTAGCGGGTGTAGTGCAGGCCGATTTTGGGGCGGACGTAGCCCCAGCCGTTGCGGAATTCGCGGCTGAGGGAGGGATAGAGGACGAAGCGTTGGCCGGATTGTTTGCTGTCGTGGGTGAAACGGGTGTATTGGCCGTTGATAGCGAAGAGGTTGCCGGCAAAGTTTTTCTGCCAGTCCGCGCTCAGGCGGGGCAGGATGGCGTAGGGTTCGTCTTTGTAGCCGTCGGCATTGGCGAGGGTTTGGTATTTCTGTACTTTGAGGTGGGCTTCGAGCCATTCGCCGAGTACGTCGGTTTGGTAGTCCAGACGGGCTTCGCGGTTGAGGTTGACGTTGCGGGCGATGTCGGCGCGGTCGTAGAAGTCGCGGTAGTAGTCGTTGTCGGAGACTTGGTTGAAGTCGATTTTTCCGCTCAGGCCTTTGCCGAAGTTTTGGAAGTGCTGCCAGCGGGCGGTGTAGCGGTTGTTGTGGCGGCTGCGGCGGTCGTCGGGCATCCATTTGCCGGAGATTTCGCCGTTGTACTGCGGTTGCAGGTAGCGGAATTCGCCGCCGATCTGTACGCCGCGCGCGCTGATGATGCCGGGAGTGAGGGTGGCATCGTAGTTGGGTGCGAGGTTGAAGTAGTAGGGGGTTTCGATTTCGGTGCCGTCGGAGCCGACTTTGAGGGTGGGGACGAGCAGGCCGCTTTTGCGGTTGCCGTTGAGCGGGAAGTCGGCCCAGGGGGTGTAGAGGACGGGAACGCCGCGGAAGACTAGCTTGGCGTGTTTGGCCACGCCCACGCCTTTGTCGTAGTCGGCTTCGATGCTTTGCGCGCTGATATACCAGGATGCGTCGCCCTTTTGACAGGTGTTGAATTCTACGTCTTGGAGCTTGTAGAAATTTTTGTTTTCCAATTCGGCTTTTTCGGCTACGGCTTGCAGGCGGCGGCCTTCGCGCTCGGCCTCCATGGACACTTTGTCGGCTCTGCCGCTGCCTTCGGTAAGGTTGTATTGGAGCTTGTCGCCGCGTACGGTGGAGCCGTTGTCGTCGAGGATGAAGCCGCCGCCGGCGCGTACGGTGTCGGTTTTTTGGTCGTAGGAGACTTTTTCGGCGTTGAGGACTTGCCGGTTGCGTTCGACGATGACACCGCCCTGCGCTTCTACGCCGACGGCGGTTTGGCCGCGCAATTCGTCCGCGCTGACGCGGGTGTAGTCGGGCGGCAGGGTTTCTTCGCCGCTGCGGAGGACGGGGGCTTCGGGCGCGGGAGCGGTCCGGACGGCACCGTCCGCGCCGCATTTGGGGCAGGTGCTGCCCAGGCGCGCGTCTTGTGCGGATGCGGCCGAGGCAAGTGCCGCGCCGACGGCGAAGGCCAGCGGCCTGGCTAGAAACGAATGTGCCAAAGTATCACCCTAAAACGTTTTTTGACAGTTAAAATGGCGGCCATTTTAACTGTTCCGCAGCAAAACCGCCATGCAACGACAATCCGAACTGCAAAACCTGCTTGCCGGTGTT comes from the Kingella potus genome and includes:
- a CDS encoding SIS domain-containing protein, which produces MLNRISESLDQLSAAERKVGECALADPKWFVHAAVADIAARSSVSQPTVIRFCRSMGCKGLPEFKLDLSADVSRAGMPFVHEQLNESDDMAAVMEKVLGNTAAAILGARRFLDEAALEKAVSLLCGARRIEFYGMGNSGIVAQDAQHKFFRFGISTVAYSDLHIQLMAAAVLSPQDAIVVISKSGTPSGLLEVAAAAKENGAAVVAVTRAGSPLAELADCVLNVFTQEDSERYTPMISRLLQLTVIDILAIGLALRLGETASLQLAKGKQTLRTRLPAAGH
- a CDS encoding SIR2 family NAD-dependent protein deacylase, producing the protein MKTLAVLTGAGISAESGLQTFRDGDGLWEGYRIEDVCTPEAFERNPQAVIAFYNARRRAAAAALPNAAHKALADLERHYRVDIITQNVDDLHERAGSSSVLHLHGELGKLRSTADDTDIIPWQGDQTAADCDRYGNRLRPHIVWFGEDVPLMDEAVRLVSAADIVMVVGTSLQVYPAASLLHYARADAPLYLVDPKPNITTARVEVLAKKAAEGVPQLAADLAVAARRG
- a CDS encoding peptidylprolyl isomerase, with amino-acid sequence MKKHTLTLAAALTAAAFQTAFAADIRPVDGIAAVAGDAVITMRQLDSAAAAARQSLPAAQRPSENELRSHVLSQLVNRALVVQAGKRRGITATEAETDEALAQAAAQRHTTVENLYAQSAKNGISRAALRKDTAEGIIAEKVRQQAVLQQARVSDEEIDAALARAKQQGIALPAGEPVRQYRARHILIKAEKDNAATAAEAVIRKIQNQAKAGRDFGDLAKQYSQDTSAAQGGDLGWFGEGVMVPEFEEAVKKLKKGQISRPVKSQFGWHLIQLTDTREAGTPEERQRNALRQYIMRQKAEAASAQLLQQLHESAYVEVRL
- a CDS encoding LPS-assembly protein LptD yields the protein MAHSFLARPLAFAVGAALASAASAQDARLGSTCPKCGADGAVRTAPAPEAPVLRSGEETLPPDYTRVSADELRGQTAVGVEAQGGVIVERNRQVLNAEKVSYDQKTDTVRAGGGFILDDNGSTVRGDKLQYNLTEGSGRADKVSMEAEREGRRLQAVAEKAELENKNFYKLQDVEFNTCQKGDASWYISAQSIEADYDKGVGVAKHAKLVFRGVPVLYTPWADFPLNGNRKSGLLVPTLKVGSDGTEIETPYYFNLAPNYDATLTPGIISARGVQIGGEFRYLQPQYNGEISGKWMPDDRRSRHNNRYTARWQHFQNFGKGLSGKIDFNQVSDNDYYRDFYDRADIARNVNLNREARLDYQTDVLGEWLEAHLKVQKYQTLANADGYKDEPYAILPRLSADWQKNFAGNLFAINGQYTRFTHDSKQSGQRFVLYPSLSREFRNGWGYVRPKIGLHYTRYILDSFAGRPGRTASRSLPIANIDTGMTFERETSLFGRSRIQTLEPRLFYNYIPTKSQNDLPSFDTSENSFSYGQLFRENLYSGQDRINSANSLTAALQTRYLDRENGAERLRAGIGQKFYFKDDNVLPDGSVKTGKRTRSDWIAFADGEVSRSINAYTTVHFNENRSRFENIAAGIRYRPEDGKALSLRYRYGRDKAIYLQDNGLYLRDKINQIDFGAQWPITPNLYGLARYNHALDIGRPLDILAGLEYKNACGCWSVSAAAQRYVTGWNTERDKPDYKNAFFFTLQLKSLSNIGNKADETLRPAIPGYIKTNEVVK
- a CDS encoding TfoX/Sxy family protein, translated to MAYSETLAQEVRKLLAQKLPPEVLAAELEEKKMFGGLAFMIRGKMAVCIGDEAGAEVMVVIGQDLQQQAMPRTGAKTTVMRGRPYRGYIDLDHEGQKELSYWLDLALEYNRTQAGKH